In Candidatus Epulonipiscium viviparus, one DNA window encodes the following:
- a CDS encoding alpha/beta hydrolase, whose translation MKTKLNLAEIYPSLSIPGANPILEIYNQYKSTEYDTHNKRPCIIICPGGYYQYTSDREAEPIALKFLSEGYNVFILRYSVLPVQYPQQLLELAAAVAHVRVNATQYYIDPNNISIAGFSAGGHLCASLATLFGRKFISDTLKIKSTDCYPNKLILGYAVIDIKPHTPPKFVVEDIDIIPSRQEYYTTAISDYVSAATPPTFIWHTISDKVVPVENAFMFADALRKNSIPFELHIYPFGTHGLSLANDQSATNEKHLNEHVASWVNLALEWLKISYN comes from the coding sequence ATGAAAACTAAATTAAACTTAGCAGAAATTTATCCTTCTCTTTCTATTCCAGGTGCTAATCCTATTTTGGAAATATATAATCAATATAAAAGTACAGAATATGACACTCACAATAAACGTCCTTGCATAATAATCTGTCCTGGTGGATATTATCAGTATACTTCTGACAGAGAAGCTGAGCCTATTGCTTTAAAATTTTTATCAGAAGGCTATAATGTATTTATATTGCGATATAGCGTATTACCAGTTCAATATCCACAGCAACTCTTAGAGCTTGCTGCAGCCGTTGCTCATGTCAGAGTTAACGCTACACAATATTACATTGATCCCAATAATATATCCATAGCCGGTTTTTCGGCTGGAGGACATCTATGTGCCAGTTTAGCCACACTGTTTGGTCGCAAATTTATATCTGATACACTCAAAATTAAATCTACAGATTGCTATCCAAATAAATTAATTTTAGGCTACGCAGTAATTGATATCAAACCACATACCCCTCCAAAGTTTGTTGTTGAAGATATCGACATTATACCTTCTCGACAGGAATATTATACTACCGCCATATCTGATTATGTCTCTGCAGCAACACCGCCTACTTTCATTTGGCATACAATATCTGATAAAGTAGTTCCAGTTGAAAATGCATTTATGTTTGCTGATGCGCTTAGAAAAAATAGCATACCTTTCGAACTTCATATTTACCCCTTCGGAACACATGGGCTAAGCTTAGCAAATGACCAAAGTGCCACTAACGAAAAACATCTCAACGAACATGTAGCAAGCTGGGTTAATCTAGCGCTTGAATGGCTAAAAATATCATACAATTAA
- a CDS encoding SEL1-like repeat protein, whose amino-acid sequence MITQSEINYLKSLPAFRINEMVAQMLAVLNNKNKLKMFYEFSWVKKMQDDIDTDTQIDEYIVTALNVLYSLEYIHSEIIINLTMELNLIYLRKRNRLLWPLLTKLNEQVDTIDNLNEILINIDSGVYAADNPLINIFNITSVLGEYTIKNIEKMKIITNELQKNNVLSDIEINLQDIITLIMDVEEEIGAIYLESQTLKDNFIGKILLKTVEEYHLDIKKETIDKFVMTNKILAEQNLNMNTKISINDIYLELIEAKILNYENIDNFIKKIDMNKVIIPSIDFILNECRIEDMSKSFRSLIRMGISGDKDAQYDIGFGYTNGIGVTKNVARGFKWFKMAADQGHKNAQYEVSYAYIYEQASIVNTSISHDTLPLLLGNKSAEVKVITENLELIDNAELFENYKLMAERGDATAQYRIASAYIYGNGTEKNLIQGFRWYQKAAEQEHVEAQYKLGYCYEKGTGVDSDLEMAFKFYQKAATLGSVKAQTNLALCYEKGIGTTLDLDKAFEWYVRAAVSGFAKAQNNLGYLYENGKGATKNYSKAFEWYQKAAIQGHAKAQYNLALCYEYGKGVIKNLDETFKWFKESAEQGNMYAQYALGAAYIKGLGTKKDKEQGYFWYQKAAEQGHLEAGDKIKKRKFFKKLNIIRRK is encoded by the coding sequence TTGATTACTCAATCAGAAATTAATTATTTAAAGAGTCTTCCTGCTTTTAGGATAAACGAAATGGTAGCCCAAATGCTAGCTGTGTTGAATAATAAAAATAAATTGAAAATGTTTTATGAATTTAGCTGGGTAAAAAAAATGCAAGATGATATCGATACTGATACCCAAATTGATGAATATATCGTAACGGCTCTCAATGTGCTCTATAGTTTAGAGTATATTCATTCTGAAATAATCATAAACTTGACGATGGAGCTAAACTTGATATATTTAAGGAAGCGCAACAGACTTTTATGGCCATTGTTGACTAAATTAAATGAGCAAGTTGATACTATAGATAATTTAAATGAAATATTAATTAATATAGATAGCGGAGTATATGCTGCAGATAACCCATTAATTAACATATTTAATATTACATCAGTTTTAGGTGAATATACAATAAAAAATATTGAAAAAATGAAAATAATTACAAATGAATTGCAAAAAAATAATGTTTTATCTGATATAGAAATAAATTTACAAGATATTATAACACTGATTATGGATGTTGAAGAAGAAATTGGTGCTATATATTTGGAGTCGCAGACATTAAAAGATAATTTTATTGGAAAAATTTTATTAAAAACTGTTGAAGAATATCACCTAGATATAAAGAAAGAAACAATCGATAAATTTGTGATGACAAATAAAATACTGGCAGAGCAGAACTTAAATATGAATACTAAAATTTCTATTAATGATATTTACTTAGAGTTAATTGAAGCCAAAATATTAAATTATGAAAATATTGATAATTTTATAAAGAAGATAGACATGAATAAGGTGATAATTCCATCTATAGACTTTATTTTAAATGAATGTAGAATTGAGGATATGTCGAAATCTTTTAGGAGTTTAATACGCATGGGCATAAGTGGCGATAAAGATGCGCAATATGATATAGGCTTTGGATATACCAACGGTATTGGGGTTACAAAGAATGTAGCGAGAGGTTTTAAATGGTTTAAAATGGCAGCGGATCAGGGGCATAAGAATGCTCAATATGAAGTAAGCTATGCATATATATATGAACAAGCATCTATTGTAAATACCAGTATTTCACATGATACTCTTCCTTTGTTACTAGGTAATAAATCTGCAGAAGTGAAAGTTATAACCGAAAATCTAGAACTAATAGATAATGCTGAACTTTTTGAAAATTATAAATTGATGGCAGAAAGAGGAGATGCGACAGCGCAATATCGAATTGCTTCCGCATATATTTATGGAAATGGTACAGAGAAAAATTTGATACAAGGATTTCGATGGTATCAAAAAGCTGCGGAGCAAGAACATGTAGAAGCGCAATACAAATTAGGATATTGCTATGAAAAAGGAACAGGTGTTGATTCAGATTTAGAAATGGCATTTAAATTTTATCAAAAAGCCGCTACCTTAGGAAGTGTAAAAGCTCAGACTAATCTAGCTTTATGCTATGAAAAAGGTATAGGAACTACTTTAGATTTGGATAAGGCCTTTGAATGGTATGTACGGGCAGCAGTAAGTGGTTTTGCTAAAGCACAAAATAATCTTGGATATCTTTATGAAAATGGAAAAGGCGCAACGAAAAATTATTCTAAAGCATTTGAATGGTATCAAAAAGCTGCAATACAAGGTCATGCAAAAGCCCAATATAATTTGGCATTGTGCTATGAATATGGTAAGGGTGTGATAAAAAACTTGGATGAAACTTTTAAATGGTTTAAAGAATCTGCAGAGCAAGGGAATATGTATGCACAGTACGCATTAGGAGCGGCATATATAAAAGGCTTGGGAACTAAAAAAGACAAAGAACAAGGCTATTTTTGGTATCAAAAAGCTGCCGAGCAAGGACATCTGGAGGCTGGAGATAAGATTAAGAAAAGAAAGTTTTTTAAAAAATTAAATATAATAAGAAGAAAATGA